A single window of Rubripirellula lacrimiformis DNA harbors:
- a CDS encoding C40 family peptidase — MILLLLLACSFATESTPTVSELNGLLESVRQTHAPDTRIELWDVHVHEAQGTWQVRGNLSSQEAMDAVQRALQKRYPDVDNQLVLLPEDQTGSLVNALVNNSVIHLRREPSSTKELVTQALLGTPVRILKTESGKSLIQVPDGYLGWVNAAELHRVDQAELDAYRDAEKVIYTVQSGRSYSDPDVNSIPMSDLVIGNMVCKVSEESGFTQIRYPDGRLGWVDSGDLLPAVAVFHQQTMKERLVQTALKFHGIPYLWGGTSSKNIDCSGLICNVYFMNGIQLPRDANMQAQVGRELTTDFVADALQPGDLLFFGRKAAGKVKQKVSHVAMYIGDGQYIHSAGYRERVSINSMDSTQANFIESYPAIFVKAVRIVGEPHDGFRPIPENAFYKEIIGSTE; from the coding sequence ATGATCCTGCTGCTGTTGCTCGCTTGTTCGTTTGCTACCGAATCGACGCCTACCGTTTCCGAACTGAATGGTCTGTTGGAATCGGTGCGCCAAACGCATGCACCGGATACTCGCATCGAATTGTGGGATGTTCATGTCCATGAAGCACAAGGGACTTGGCAGGTGCGAGGAAACCTGTCCAGCCAGGAAGCGATGGATGCTGTTCAGCGGGCGCTTCAGAAGCGGTATCCAGATGTCGACAATCAGCTGGTCCTGCTTCCCGAAGACCAGACCGGATCGTTGGTCAATGCGTTGGTCAACAATTCGGTGATCCATTTGCGCCGAGAACCCAGCAGCACCAAAGAACTTGTGACTCAGGCTTTGCTGGGCACGCCTGTCCGGATTCTGAAAACAGAGAGCGGCAAGAGTCTGATCCAAGTTCCCGACGGATACCTCGGCTGGGTGAACGCTGCGGAGCTGCATCGTGTTGATCAGGCGGAACTGGACGCCTATAGGGATGCAGAGAAAGTCATTTATACGGTCCAGTCGGGACGGTCCTACAGTGACCCGGATGTGAACTCGATTCCGATGTCCGACCTGGTCATCGGGAACATGGTTTGCAAGGTTTCAGAGGAGTCTGGGTTCACCCAGATCCGTTACCCCGATGGGCGTCTGGGGTGGGTGGATAGCGGCGATCTTCTTCCGGCAGTTGCGGTCTTTCATCAACAGACGATGAAGGAACGTCTTGTTCAAACAGCCCTGAAGTTTCATGGAATTCCTTATCTGTGGGGCGGAACCTCGTCCAAAAACATCGATTGCAGCGGACTGATATGCAACGTCTATTTCATGAACGGGATCCAGTTGCCAAGGGACGCAAACATGCAGGCCCAAGTCGGCCGGGAACTGACGACCGACTTTGTCGCGGACGCGTTGCAGCCAGGTGATCTGCTATTCTTTGGCAGGAAGGCAGCGGGGAAAGTGAAACAGAAGGTAAGCCATGTGGCGATGTACATCGGTGATGGGCAATACATTCATTCAGCCGGTTATCGGGAACGCGTCAGCATCAATAGCATGGACAGCACCCAAGCCAATTTCATCGAGAGCTACCCCGCGATATTCGTGAAAGCTGTCCGGATCGTTGGCGAACCGCATGATGGTTTTCGGCCCATCCCAGAGAATGCCTTTTACAAAGAAATCATCGGGAGCACAGAATGA
- a CDS encoding dipeptide epimerase: MKNQRRVFLKGLATASLATALPWTKCAAKEKDASPAMVPAVIGSGKMKLSFRPYELQLEHTFTVAGNSRDTTPVVLVEIQYEGHTGYGEASMPPYLGESQESVIRFLRKVKLDQFKDPFLLDDILAYVDSLDEGNRAAKACVDIALHDLIGKLVDKPLHKLWGINPANTPMTSFTIGIDTPEMVKKKTAEAARFKVLKVKLGGGNDREMIQSVRSVTDVPIYVDVNQGWSDKHQALDMVHWLAEQGTEFVEQPLPKTAVADLTWLTANSPLPIIADEAFQRLGDIAAFQGVYSGINIKLMKSTGLREAQKMITVARALDMKVMIGCMTETSCAVSAAAQLSPLVDWADLDGNLLITNDLYEGVEVIEGKLTLNDLPGIGIRKRDV, from the coding sequence ATGAAGAATCAACGACGAGTCTTTCTGAAAGGCTTAGCAACGGCTTCCTTGGCGACCGCACTTCCGTGGACCAAGTGCGCTGCAAAAGAAAAGGACGCGTCCCCCGCGATGGTGCCGGCGGTGATCGGTAGCGGGAAAATGAAGCTCAGCTTCCGGCCCTATGAACTGCAGCTAGAACACACCTTTACCGTCGCTGGAAACTCCCGGGACACCACTCCCGTGGTGCTTGTGGAGATTCAGTACGAGGGACACACCGGCTATGGCGAAGCATCGATGCCTCCCTACTTGGGCGAGTCCCAGGAGTCGGTGATCCGATTTCTTCGCAAGGTGAAGTTGGACCAGTTCAAGGACCCCTTTCTGTTGGATGACATTCTGGCGTACGTCGATTCGCTGGACGAAGGCAACCGAGCGGCGAAGGCCTGTGTCGACATTGCCCTGCATGATCTGATTGGCAAGTTGGTCGACAAGCCGCTTCACAAATTGTGGGGAATCAATCCGGCGAACACACCAATGACCTCCTTTACCATCGGGATCGACACCCCGGAAATGGTCAAGAAAAAGACAGCAGAGGCTGCCCGATTCAAGGTGTTGAAGGTCAAGTTGGGCGGAGGGAATGACCGGGAAATGATCCAGTCCGTGCGTTCGGTGACGGACGTGCCCATCTATGTGGATGTGAACCAGGGCTGGAGCGATAAGCATCAGGCATTGGACATGGTGCACTGGTTGGCAGAACAGGGCACTGAGTTTGTGGAGCAGCCGCTCCCCAAAACTGCGGTCGCCGATTTGACTTGGTTGACAGCCAACAGCCCCCTACCCATCATCGCCGACGAAGCCTTTCAGCGGCTAGGCGACATCGCTGCTTTCCAGGGCGTCTACTCCGGCATCAATATCAAACTGATGAAGAGCACAGGGCTGCGCGAGGCTCAGAAGATGATCACCGTCGCCCGAGCACTGGACATGAAGGTGATGATTGGATGCATGACAGAGACCTCCTGCGCCGTATCGGCAGCCGCACAATTGTCGCCGCTGGTGGACTGGGCCGACCTGGATGGGAACCTGCTGATCACCAATGATCTCTACGAAGGAGTGGAGGTGATCGAGGGTAAGTTGACGCTGAACGATTTGCCCGGCATTGGAATCCGAAAACGCGACGTCTGA
- a CDS encoding glycoside hydrolase family protein: protein MLWVKIPNEVPYKMRVFAVAVCLLLPSLTFSSISPLRASDDVIDISSRRELIVDRLLIDNLQNIRLVLNRPRDEGVALQFDQPWEGLFCGYATVIKDGDLYRLYYRGSPKVGVDGNPGETYCYAESKDGIQWTKPELNLYEFQGSTKNNIVLADAAPVTHNFSPMLDSRPEVPAQERFKAIGGTMTSGLIAMVSPDGIHWKKLQEEPVIATESVPYNYMFDSQNVAFWSASEHKYLCYFRVFEGGIRRICRSTSDDFLNWSEPTLMEYRHDGGEAPIEHLYTNQTHPYFRAPHLYVSVAARFMPGRQVLSDAQADAINVSPQYFKDTSDAVLMTSRGGPFYDRTFLGGFVRPGIGAQNWVSRTNYPALNIVQTGSTEMSVYLNQDYAQPTSHLHRYSMRLDGFASAQAPYSGGELLTKPLTFSGHELSINFGTSAAGSVRVEIQDASGEPIPGFALSETVEQIGNEIDRVVTWKHGSDVTPLCGKPIRLRFVIKDADLYSFQFDDE, encoded by the coding sequence ATGCTGTGGGTAAAAATCCCAAACGAGGTTCCTTACAAAATGCGTGTCTTCGCTGTTGCGGTCTGCCTGTTACTGCCTTCCTTGACGTTCAGCTCCATTTCACCGTTGCGTGCCAGCGATGACGTGATCGATATTAGCAGTCGTCGTGAACTGATCGTCGATCGTCTGCTGATCGACAACCTCCAAAACATTCGCCTGGTGCTCAATCGCCCGCGTGATGAAGGCGTGGCCTTGCAGTTCGATCAGCCGTGGGAAGGGTTGTTCTGCGGATACGCCACCGTGATCAAGGACGGTGATCTGTATCGACTGTATTACCGCGGCAGCCCGAAAGTTGGCGTCGATGGCAATCCCGGCGAAACGTACTGCTATGCCGAATCCAAAGACGGCATCCAGTGGACGAAACCCGAATTGAATCTCTATGAGTTCCAGGGCAGTACAAAAAACAACATCGTCTTGGCCGACGCTGCGCCGGTGACCCACAACTTCAGCCCCATGCTCGATTCACGTCCCGAAGTACCTGCCCAGGAACGGTTCAAAGCGATCGGCGGGACGATGACCAGCGGTCTGATCGCGATGGTTTCACCCGATGGCATTCACTGGAAAAAGTTGCAGGAGGAACCGGTGATCGCCACAGAGAGTGTTCCGTACAACTACATGTTCGATTCTCAGAACGTTGCGTTTTGGTCCGCGTCTGAACACAAGTACCTGTGTTACTTCCGCGTCTTCGAAGGCGGGATTCGCCGCATCTGCCGATCGACCAGCGATGACTTCTTGAACTGGTCCGAACCCACGTTGATGGAATACCGGCACGATGGCGGCGAGGCTCCCATCGAACATCTCTATACCAATCAAACGCATCCCTATTTCCGTGCTCCGCATTTGTACGTCTCGGTTGCCGCTCGCTTCATGCCGGGGCGGCAAGTGCTGTCCGACGCACAGGCCGACGCGATCAACGTTTCACCGCAGTACTTCAAAGACACTTCCGATGCCGTCTTGATGACCTCGCGCGGCGGGCCGTTCTATGATCGAACATTCCTAGGTGGATTCGTTCGCCCAGGAATCGGTGCACAAAACTGGGTTTCGAGAACCAATTATCCGGCGCTCAACATCGTGCAGACAGGTTCGACGGAGATGTCGGTCTATCTGAACCAGGACTATGCACAACCCACCTCACACCTGCACCGATACTCAATGCGACTGGACGGGTTCGCGTCGGCTCAGGCCCCGTATAGCGGCGGCGAACTATTGACGAAACCGCTGACGTTTTCCGGTCATGAACTATCGATTAACTTTGGAACGTCGGCTGCCGGCAGTGTCCGTGTGGAGATTCAAGACGCTTCCGGAGAACCGATTCCCGGCTTCGCTCTATCCGAAACGGTGGAACAGATCGGAAACGAAATCGACCGCGTGGTCACCTGGAAGCACGGTAGCGACGTCACACCGCTGTGCGGAAAACCGATTCGGCTGCGATTCGTCATCAAGGACGCTGATCTGTATTCGTTTCAATTCGATGACGAATAG
- a CDS encoding cytochrome c family protein, translating to MLKPYFCTLATFVIVLAMASDVVAKTFSASADSSPAIAAPPDPASVLGNESCVKCHASEIQVWKNTPHAKTFDELHRRPEAKQIASKLGLQSIKNEGRCVACHYTQQAQPGGSPHVMAGVSCESCHGAAKHWVDVHQDYGGEGITRLSETPEHRMARIAKSVSAGMRNPANVYAVAQSCLRCHTTADEQLVNVGGHSPGSLDFEFVSWSQGTIRHNFVRSDGKSNDVSDPKRIRVMFVAGMIAELESSLRATAVATEKATYGVTVAKRGARAGARLKSVAAKINSPTLDQVVAVFAGVTLKLNNKAELIQAADRVAELGYRFAEITDGATLESLDTFIPSAKRYK from the coding sequence ATGTTGAAACCGTATTTCTGTACCTTGGCGACGTTTGTCATTGTTCTTGCAATGGCATCGGATGTAGTCGCAAAGACGTTTTCGGCTTCGGCGGACTCGTCGCCTGCGATTGCCGCACCGCCTGATCCCGCATCCGTGTTGGGGAATGAATCTTGCGTGAAGTGTCACGCATCCGAAATTCAAGTCTGGAAAAACACTCCGCACGCAAAAACCTTCGACGAACTGCATCGCCGTCCCGAAGCCAAGCAGATCGCATCCAAGCTGGGACTCCAATCGATCAAGAACGAAGGGCGATGTGTGGCGTGCCACTACACGCAACAGGCCCAGCCCGGTGGCAGTCCGCATGTGATGGCAGGCGTGTCATGCGAATCGTGTCACGGCGCGGCGAAGCATTGGGTTGATGTGCATCAAGACTATGGTGGCGAAGGAATCACGCGGCTTAGCGAAACGCCGGAACATCGGATGGCGCGAATCGCCAAATCTGTCTCTGCCGGAATGCGCAATCCCGCCAACGTGTACGCCGTTGCCCAAAGCTGCCTGCGTTGTCACACCACCGCCGATGAACAGTTGGTGAACGTTGGTGGTCACTCGCCGGGTAGTCTGGATTTTGAATTTGTATCTTGGAGCCAGGGAACCATTCGGCACAACTTTGTCCGCTCCGATGGCAAGTCGAATGACGTCAGCGATCCCAAACGGATTCGCGTGATGTTTGTGGCCGGGATGATCGCGGAACTAGAATCCAGCCTTCGGGCGACGGCCGTCGCGACCGAAAAAGCGACTTACGGGGTCACCGTTGCCAAGCGAGGTGCTCGTGCAGGCGCCCGATTGAAAAGCGTGGCCGCGAAGATCAATTCGCCGACATTGGACCAGGTCGTCGCGGTATTCGCGGGAGTCACTTTGAAGCTGAACAATAAGGCCGAATTGATCCAGGCAGCCGATCGCGTCGCCGAACTGGGGTACCGATTCGCCGAGATCACCGACGGGGCGACCCTGGAATCTCTGGACACCTTCATTCCGTCGGCGAAGCGATACAAGTAG
- a CDS encoding secretin N-terminal domain-containing protein — protein sequence MNVAADDVVVTTADGKTVRMQRPSGAPGKPPAKPPGGDAATPEGKDGKPADAEGKKKDGDAGSAPKVIRRDSTLDDKSDPDEFNTMVGEDGKVAFEFRNQPWVGLVQWLADISEVPLDWLELPGDRVNMRSPGRYTVAETRDLFNRYLLARGYTLLEIDGGLTVAKTESINPAIVPRVSPKNLPDLPMHSFVRTSLDVGWLSAEKLSEELKPMISSNGRLTALTTTNRIEAMDAAVNLQQVYELLTRELDNVSRESLAPEFKLRYLPAEEAKLMLEQFLGVEKKKAVPLTPQQIQMMAQQRGNNQGAPPAEKKDDVSIVANVRQNSVIIRAPADRIAIATEFIRRVDVPRDDMMSLADVKSRVQVFRTESLDPEKLVEIVSEMNVLEPTTRIRVDKDNDALIVSGSAADRFIITSLLERLDGTGRKFEVMPLRRLDPAEVAESIAFLMGQKDDEDDQQSNRRSSYYYGYFGGGNDDAKKEKDEFRVSANARNRQILLWANEREMAEVRSLLVKLGELPPAGGNPQTVRLMDASATPETFEYLQRLRQQWSRLSPNPLEIPGEDQFADPNERPEDDADADAGDDTDDDEPGQDDDDPSSTEPSSSEPSSPEPSTRPVAEDGSVASAQPTSPNQMTMVQVLDDADPSDQNVPPIRSSKDFDRRFPQPGVASTGTESKTAKPTPGTPAPIRIELDAQGNLVLVSPDTEALDRLENLMLQIAPPKRPYRVFHIHHASASWMRLNLEEYFEDLEEDDDSESDRFYRYFWGSGDEDKDDGPSGLGKGNKLRFVDDIDTNTLVVTGASGEQLRTITELIELWDVMEPVNKRKARFTRLVAVKYGKADKFAETVKEAYRDLLSSNDKTFVGGKGGGQGGGAADKAGVSKSRGGSGSELQNAESGRDGGGADFSFKGKLSLGVDTVGNTILVSAEGEPLLELVAEMIDQLDQAAMPQGEVKVVELSGGINGDRLKAALQALGTTSGADSDISSPATGSPNQGGRSPGGRGRPSGGGDDSSQ from the coding sequence ATGAATGTGGCGGCCGATGATGTCGTCGTCACCACTGCCGACGGCAAGACCGTCCGCATGCAGCGTCCAAGCGGCGCACCCGGGAAACCGCCGGCCAAACCACCGGGGGGCGATGCCGCCACGCCCGAAGGCAAAGATGGCAAGCCGGCCGATGCCGAGGGCAAAAAGAAAGACGGTGACGCGGGATCGGCGCCAAAGGTCATTCGCCGCGATTCAACCTTGGACGACAAATCCGATCCCGACGAATTCAACACGATGGTCGGCGAAGACGGCAAAGTCGCCTTTGAATTTCGCAATCAGCCATGGGTCGGGTTGGTCCAGTGGTTGGCCGATATTTCCGAAGTGCCATTAGATTGGTTGGAACTGCCGGGCGACCGAGTCAACATGCGATCGCCGGGACGTTACACCGTCGCCGAGACGCGTGATCTGTTCAATCGCTATTTGTTGGCACGCGGCTACACGCTGCTGGAGATCGACGGTGGGCTAACCGTCGCCAAAACCGAGAGCATCAACCCGGCCATCGTGCCGCGGGTTTCGCCTAAGAACCTGCCTGATCTTCCGATGCATTCGTTTGTGCGTACGTCGCTGGATGTCGGGTGGTTGTCGGCCGAAAAACTATCCGAAGAATTGAAGCCGATGATCAGCAGCAACGGTCGATTGACCGCGCTGACGACCACCAATCGGATCGAAGCGATGGATGCCGCGGTCAATCTGCAGCAGGTCTACGAACTGCTGACGCGGGAGTTGGACAATGTGTCGCGTGAGTCGCTGGCGCCCGAGTTCAAACTGCGGTACTTGCCGGCCGAAGAAGCCAAATTGATGCTGGAACAGTTCTTGGGCGTCGAGAAAAAGAAAGCGGTGCCGTTAACGCCCCAGCAGATCCAGATGATGGCTCAGCAGCGGGGCAACAACCAAGGTGCACCGCCGGCGGAGAAGAAGGACGACGTTTCGATCGTTGCCAACGTGCGACAGAACTCCGTCATCATCCGCGCGCCCGCCGATCGAATCGCAATTGCCACCGAGTTCATCCGACGCGTCGATGTCCCCCGCGATGACATGATGTCCCTTGCAGACGTCAAGTCACGAGTTCAAGTGTTCCGGACGGAGTCGCTGGATCCTGAGAAACTGGTCGAGATCGTCAGCGAGATGAACGTTCTAGAACCGACGACGCGGATCCGTGTCGACAAAGACAACGATGCGCTGATCGTGTCCGGTTCGGCGGCCGACCGATTCATCATCACGTCATTGTTGGAACGGCTAGACGGTACTGGCCGCAAGTTCGAAGTGATGCCGCTGCGCCGTTTGGACCCGGCCGAAGTGGCAGAATCGATCGCGTTCTTGATGGGCCAAAAAGATGACGAAGACGATCAACAAAGCAATCGTCGGTCTTCGTATTACTACGGCTACTTTGGCGGCGGCAATGACGACGCCAAGAAAGAGAAAGACGAATTTCGTGTTTCCGCCAACGCTAGGAATCGCCAGATCCTGTTGTGGGCGAATGAGCGTGAAATGGCCGAGGTCCGATCGCTGTTGGTGAAGCTGGGGGAACTTCCACCAGCGGGCGGGAATCCTCAGACGGTTCGCCTGATGGATGCGTCGGCGACGCCGGAAACGTTCGAGTACCTGCAGCGACTTCGTCAGCAGTGGAGTCGTTTGTCGCCGAATCCTTTGGAAATCCCTGGCGAAGACCAGTTTGCCGATCCGAACGAAAGGCCCGAGGACGACGCGGATGCAGATGCAGGTGATGACACCGATGATGACGAACCGGGGCAAGATGATGACGACCCATCGTCGACTGAACCATCGTCATCGGAACCATCGTCACCAGAACCATCGACCCGGCCTGTTGCCGAAGACGGTTCGGTGGCCAGCGCCCAGCCAACGTCGCCGAATCAGATGACGATGGTTCAGGTGTTGGATGATGCCGATCCTTCGGACCAAAATGTTCCGCCGATTCGGTCGTCAAAAGATTTCGATCGCCGATTTCCTCAGCCGGGGGTTGCTAGCACCGGCACCGAATCCAAGACTGCGAAGCCAACGCCCGGGACACCAGCGCCGATTCGAATCGAACTGGATGCGCAGGGCAATCTGGTCTTGGTCAGCCCCGATACCGAGGCACTCGATCGGCTGGAAAACTTGATGCTTCAGATCGCACCTCCCAAGCGGCCCTACCGTGTTTTCCATATTCATCATGCATCGGCATCTTGGATGCGTTTGAATTTAGAGGAATACTTCGAGGACTTGGAGGAAGACGACGATTCCGAATCGGACCGGTTCTATCGATACTTTTGGGGCAGCGGTGATGAGGACAAAGACGACGGTCCGTCCGGTCTAGGGAAGGGCAACAAGCTGCGATTCGTCGACGATATCGATACCAATACGTTGGTTGTCACCGGAGCCAGTGGCGAGCAGTTGCGGACGATCACTGAACTGATTGAACTTTGGGATGTGATGGAACCTGTCAACAAACGCAAAGCTCGGTTCACTCGATTGGTCGCTGTGAAGTATGGAAAGGCCGACAAGTTTGCGGAAACCGTCAAAGAGGCGTATCGTGATTTGCTAAGCAGCAATGACAAGACGTTTGTCGGTGGCAAAGGTGGCGGCCAAGGAGGCGGTGCAGCGGATAAGGCGGGTGTATCGAAGAGTCGAGGCGGGTCCGGCAGCGAGCTGCAGAACGCCGAAAGTGGTCGTGATGGCGGTGGCGCCGATTTTTCCTTCAAGGGAAAACTGTCGCTTGGCGTCGACACGGTTGGCAACACGATTTTGGTCAGCGCCGAAGGTGAACCGTTGTTGGAATTGGTCGCCGAGATGATCGACCAGCTTGACCAGGCTGCGATGCCCCAAGGTGAAGTCAAGGTGGTCGAGCTTTCGGGCGGGATCAACGGTGACCGGCTGAAGGCTGCGTTGCAGGCCCTGGGCACGACCTCTGGCGCGGATTCGGATATCAGTTCGCCAGCAACGGGCAGCCCGAACCAGGGTGGACGGAGCCCAGGCGGACGTGGACGCCCAAGCGGCGGCGGTGATGATTCATCGCAATGA
- a CDS encoding MMPL family transporter — MHHSLSHRWARLVTRHWWLILLGWVFVAITLRLAAPPWNDVAYDGDFDYLPAQMSSVAGGKLLDQAFPGERSRSQIVLVLARQSESMHKNDQIVGLDLLRRLYHRLGEVSWQRAIENGYQQGMPAEDDPAAPWVTLALEAFGHSIEADKRFYESIADSVPDDAPTLTQPRMAIAYWDRGRLLETIGDSDEAVEKDFEAALVLMPRLPTEAVPIDQRPLVGWKPMLDVLSWDDRVIGSRLRKDGARLAVMQLSSELAATGNIATIEAVDTLIDDVLAYSGHLTEPGLELLMTGSAAIGGETLMAARDAIRYTEWITVVMILLILAAVYRAPLLVAVPMISIGFAVLVSTSLVALLTGWSINQTVPRLDMRIFTTSRIFIVVILFGAGTDYCLFLIARLREEAAKAPWVVACRNALSGVMGALFGSAMTTVVGLGMLWIASFGKFHYTGPIIAICLLVGLLVCTTLTPALLRMIGPVAFWPSKVTTETPKNLSLFGDPKGDSSSGGIWSWIALMLTRRPMATLVLGLLVLGVPAVYGFRNEDAVTYDFSSQLNHSAKSRQGLRALSQHFDIGEINPVTVLIVQKDETPRKEFEKQIKSLAKSIYSIDGMLTVRTSDDPLGDFPPDRDMGLLTSDAWKRRALRNHRVAKRYFFSSRPELENRLARLDVVVDGDPFSIETAQLVSGLGDTLHAMSADPESVIGGAEVLLAGTTPSIIDLRSVTLSDNRRIKIAVVLAVFAVLVLVIRRLGLCLYLIATVLISYYATLGLTLVFFKAAYGADFVGLDWKLPLFLFVILVAVGQDYNVYLVTRIVEEQRKLGWLAALRRAVSRTGGIITACGLVMAATFFSMTASAWFPPLARFFNPSMVSDGTSLRGIVELGFALGLGVLIDTFYVRTILVPSFVAAMGKRGSR, encoded by the coding sequence ATGCATCATTCGCTTTCGCATCGTTGGGCTCGTCTGGTTACCCGGCATTGGTGGTTGATCCTGCTGGGTTGGGTCTTCGTCGCCATCACATTGCGTTTGGCTGCACCGCCGTGGAATGACGTCGCATACGATGGCGACTTCGACTATCTGCCGGCCCAGATGAGCAGTGTGGCGGGGGGCAAACTGCTTGACCAAGCCTTCCCAGGGGAACGGTCGCGAAGTCAGATTGTGTTGGTGCTGGCACGCCAATCGGAATCGATGCACAAGAACGACCAGATCGTTGGTCTGGATCTGTTGCGGCGTCTTTACCACCGACTTGGCGAAGTCAGTTGGCAGCGAGCCATCGAAAACGGCTACCAACAAGGGATGCCCGCCGAAGACGATCCCGCCGCCCCTTGGGTGACGTTGGCGCTGGAAGCGTTTGGGCATTCGATCGAAGCGGACAAACGATTTTATGAGTCGATCGCCGATTCGGTGCCGGACGATGCACCCACGTTAACACAGCCTCGCATGGCGATCGCGTACTGGGATCGTGGCAGGTTGCTGGAAACGATTGGGGATTCCGACGAAGCGGTCGAAAAGGACTTCGAAGCCGCGTTGGTGCTGATGCCGCGCCTGCCCACCGAAGCGGTGCCCATTGATCAGCGGCCGTTGGTCGGATGGAAGCCGATGTTGGACGTGCTGTCTTGGGACGACCGGGTGATCGGGTCACGTCTTCGCAAAGATGGTGCCCGGCTTGCTGTCATGCAACTGTCCAGCGAACTTGCAGCCACTGGAAACATCGCGACGATCGAAGCGGTGGACACACTGATCGACGATGTGTTGGCCTACAGCGGGCATTTGACCGAACCCGGGCTAGAACTGTTGATGACCGGTTCGGCCGCCATCGGTGGCGAGACCTTGATGGCTGCTCGCGATGCGATTCGCTATACCGAGTGGATCACGGTGGTCATGATCCTGTTGATTTTGGCTGCCGTTTACCGGGCACCTTTGTTGGTGGCTGTTCCGATGATTTCCATCGGTTTTGCGGTATTGGTTTCCACGTCGTTGGTCGCCTTGTTGACCGGATGGTCCATCAACCAAACGGTTCCGCGGCTGGACATGCGGATCTTTACGACCAGCCGAATCTTTATCGTTGTGATCCTGTTTGGGGCTGGGACGGACTACTGTCTGTTTCTGATCGCGCGGCTGCGTGAAGAAGCCGCCAAAGCACCTTGGGTGGTCGCTTGCCGAAACGCACTGTCCGGTGTGATGGGTGCATTGTTCGGTAGCGCCATGACGACCGTCGTGGGCTTGGGCATGCTGTGGATCGCAAGTTTCGGCAAGTTTCATTACACCGGACCGATCATCGCGATTTGTTTGTTGGTCGGTTTGTTGGTCTGCACCACGTTGACGCCCGCGTTGCTTCGGATGATCGGCCCGGTTGCCTTTTGGCCATCGAAAGTGACCACCGAAACGCCCAAAAATCTGTCGCTGTTTGGCGACCCCAAAGGCGATTCAAGCTCGGGCGGGATCTGGAGTTGGATCGCGCTGATGCTGACCCGGCGTCCGATGGCGACGCTGGTGTTGGGATTGTTGGTGTTGGGGGTACCGGCGGTCTATGGGTTCCGAAACGAAGATGCGGTGACCTACGACTTTAGCAGCCAGTTGAATCATTCGGCAAAGAGTCGTCAGGGGCTGCGAGCCCTTTCCCAGCACTTTGACATCGGCGAAATCAACCCGGTCACGGTCCTGATCGTCCAAAAGGACGAGACGCCACGAAAGGAGTTCGAGAAGCAGATCAAGTCGCTTGCCAAGTCGATCTATTCGATCGATGGCATGCTGACGGTCCGAACCTCGGATGACCCGCTGGGCGATTTTCCGCCCGATCGCGATATGGGGTTGCTGACCAGCGATGCCTGGAAGCGGCGTGCGCTGCGGAATCATCGCGTCGCCAAACGATACTTTTTCTCGTCGCGGCCGGAGCTAGAAAACCGGTTGGCTCGACTGGACGTGGTGGTCGACGGAGATCCGTTTTCGATCGAAACGGCCCAGCTTGTCAGCGGGTTGGGCGATACTCTTCACGCGATGTCTGCCGACCCGGAATCGGTCATCGGTGGCGCCGAGGTGCTGCTGGCTGGGACGACGCCGTCGATCATTGACCTGCGAAGCGTCACGCTAAGCGACAATCGCCGGATCAAAATTGCAGTCGTGTTGGCCGTGTTCGCGGTGCTGGTCTTGGTGATTCGCCGGTTGGGGCTGTGTTTGTATTTGATCGCAACGGTGTTGATCAGTTACTACGCGACGCTCGGTTTGACGCTAGTGTTTTTCAAAGCGGCCTATGGAGCGGACTTTGTCGGCTTGGATTGGAAGTTGCCACTGTTCTTGTTCGTGATTTTGGTTGCCGTTGGACAGGACTACAACGTTTACCTGGTCACCCGGATTGTCGAAGAACAGCGAAAGCTGGGTTGGTTGGCGGCGCTTCGTCGCGCGGTATCGCGTACCGGCGGGATCATCACGGCCTGCGGGCTGGTGATGGCGGCAACGTTCTTTAGCATGACCGCATCAGCATGGTTCCCACCGCTGGCGCGATTCTTCAATCCGTCGATGGTCAGCGATGGCACATCGCTGCGTGGGATTGTCGAACTGGGGTTTGCACTCGGTCTAGGCGTTCTGATCGACACGTTTTACGTGCGAACGATTTTGGTGCCAAGTTTTGTCGCCGCGATGGGCAAACGCGGCAGTCGATAA